The Brevibacterium atlanticum genome segment TATCTGTCGACCGGTCTGAAGAACCGTCGCGTGCTCTATGCCTCGCTGGCCACGGTCGTCATCGGTGCACTGCTGTACTGGCCTCTGCAGAACCTGTTCTACTACGTCGGAATGAACTGGCTGTGGATGTTCGGTCTTCTCATCATCACCGTTGCCATCGCCATCGGCGTCGGGTTGGCCTTCCGCGGCCCCGACCCGTGGGACACCGCACGCACGACCAGCTTCACCGCCATCATCATCGCCGTCCTCATCTTCTCTGATCGCGTGCTGCAGGGATGGCAGGAGTATTCGGACGATCCGGCCATCAACAATCGTCCGATCGCCACGATCGGCGCCTCGGCGCCGAACATCGACGGAGACTTCTGGATCACGAACCTCGACTCGTTCACGCATCTGCTGCTGCCCTCGATCGCCCTCGTCCTCATCTCCTTCGCCTCGTATACCCGCTACACAAGGGGTTCGATGCTCGAGGTCATGGGGCAGGACTACATCCGCACGGCTCGGGCCAAAGGCCTCAACGAGCGCACGGTGGTCATGAGACATGCGCTGCGCAATGCTCTGCTGCCGCTGGCCTCGGTCGTGCCTGTCGACATCATCACGATGATCGGCGGTGCCGTGATCACGGAGACGATCTTCGGCTGGAACGGCATGGGCAAGCTCTTCATCGACTCGCTGCGGCAGGCCGAGCTCGATCCGGTCATGGCCTACATCCTGATCACGGGCCTGCTCGCCATCATCGCCAACCTGGTCGCGGACTTCCTCTACGCCGTCCTCGACCCGAGAATCCGAGTGAACGCATGAGTACCAACAACGACAATCAGAAGGCTCTCGCTCTCGACGACGTCGGGGACAACGCGATCGAGTCGAAGGAAACCGAAGGCCTGTCTCAGGGCAGGATCGTCCTGCGTAAATTCCTCCGCCACAAAGGCGCGATGATCAGCATCGTCGTCCTCGTGCTCGTGGCGATCTTCGCCTTCAGCGCACAGGGCTTCGGAGCCGTGCCCGGGTGGTGGAAGTTCTCCCACACCGCCTCGGGCCCCGTGGTCAACCCCGGCGGCGCGCCGACCTGGTCGCTGTCGAACATCTTCTCTCCCGGTGACCATCCCTTCGGACAGGACGAGATCGGCCGCGACAACTTCGCCCGAGTGATGAAGGGAACGCAGATCTCGCTCGTCGTCATGTTCGTCATCGGCATCGTGTGCCTGATCATCGGCACGATCGTCGGCGCCGTCGCCGGGTACTACCGCGGTTGGGTCGATTCGGTGCTCATGCGCATCACCGACGGCTTCGTCATCCTGCCGGTGATCGTCGTCGGCTCGATCCTCGGCGTGCTCGTCGGCGGAGCGAACGGCCCCCTGCTGGGCGTGGCACTCGGCTGCATCCTCTGGGTCGGTCTCGCCCGCCTCGTCCGCGGTGATTTCATGTCTCTGCGCGAACGCGAATTCGTCGATTCGGCACGTGTGGCCGGAGCCAGCGACTTCCGGATCATGTTCAAGCACATGCTGCCCAACGCCATGGGCGTGATCATCGTCAATACGACGCTGATCATGAGCCAGGCGATCGTGCTCGAGGCTTCGCTTTCCTACCTCGGCTTCGGCATCAAGCCGCCCGGCATCTCGTTGGGCCAGCTCATCAGCGAATATCAGACCTCCTTCGCCACCCGTCCGTGGCTGTTCTGGTGGCCCGGTCTGTTCATCATCGTCATCGCTCTGTGCGTGAACTTCATCGGCGACGGTCTGCGCGACGCGTTCGACCCGCGGATGAAGACCATCCCGAGCTGGCGGAAGATGAAGAGGGCCGAGCGCATGGCGCAGAAAGGGGCGAAGTGATGGCTGAGAAGACAGCAGCTACCCAGCCGAAGAAGGGATCTCCGATCCTCGAGGTCAAGGACCTCGGCGTCCAGTTCTGGGTCAGCGACGAATGGTGGATGGCTGCCGAACACCTCGACTACACGGTCAACGCCGGTGAGGTGCTCGCGATCGTCGGTGAATCCGGCTCCGGAAAGTCACAGTCGAGCATGTCTCTGCTCGGACTCCTGCCGAGCAACGGCCGGGCCACCGGTTCGGCGAAGCTCGGCGGCCGTGAGCTCATCGGGATGCCGCCGGAGAAGATGCAGAATGTGCGCGGCAACGAGATCTCCGTGATCTTCCAGGAGCCGATGACCGCGCTCAACCCGGTCTACACCGCCGGGTATCAGATCGTCGAGACCCTGCGGGTCCACCTCGACATCGGCCCGACCGAGGCGAAGGAACGGGCTCTCGAGCTCATGCGCCTCGTCGAGATCCCGGACCCCGAGGACCGGTTCCACTCGTTCCCGCACCAGCTCTCGGGTGGTCAGCGACAGCGCATCATGATCGCGCAGGCTCTGGCGTGCCAACCGAAGCTGCTCATCGCCGATGAGCCGACCACGGCACTGGATGTGACGGTGCAGGCCGAGATCCTCAAGCTCATGCGTGAGCTGAAGTCGAAGCTCGACGCCGGCATCATCCTCATCACGCACGACATGGGTGTGGTGGCCGATATGGCCGACCGCATCATCGTCATGCGCGCGGGCAAGGTCGTCGAAGCAGGCACAGCGGAGGAGATCTTCTACCACCCGCAGCACCCGTACACGAAGCAGCTCCTCGACGCGGTGCCCCACCTCGGCGCCGGCGCAGAGGGGGAGGCCTTCGGTGCGAACATCGACGATGTCGAAGCATCGCTGAGCGATATCGGTACGGATCAGGCCGAACACGCTTCGGATCCCGTGGGTCGCTCGGAAACCGGACCCGGCACGGACAAGATCTCGATGGCAGCAGATGCGGACATGGCGCTGGCCGAAGCCCGCGAACAGGCGACCGAGACGGACCGTCCCGAGATCGAGATGGATTCGACGGACACGTACTACCATCCCGGTTCGCAGGCGGACTTCTCGAAGCCCTCTGCCCTGCAGCTGCGCGACGCCGCGATCGAGTATCCGGCGATCGGACGGAAGAAGGCCTTCCGCGCCGCCCACCACATCAACCTCATGATCGCACCCGGTGAGGTCGTGGGGCTGGTCGGCGAATCCGGTTCGGGCAAGACGACGATCGGGCGTGCCGCGCTCGGTCTGCTGCCCACCGTCGAAGGCGATATGGTCGTCAACGGCACGAGCATCAAGGGTCTGAGCAACAAGCAGATGCGTCCTCTGCGCAAGGAGGTCGGCATCGTATTCCAGGATCCCGGCTCCTCGCTCAACCCGCGTCTGCCCGTCGGTGAGTCCATCGGCGAACCGCTCTACCTGCACGAGAAGATGAAGGGACCGGCGCTGAGCAAGCGGGTCGAGGAGCTGCTGACCGCGGTCGAGCTGCCCACCTCGATGCGCAACCGGTACCCGCATGAGCTCTCGGGCGGACAGCGGCAGCGCATCGGCATCGCCCGAGCCCTGACTCTGCGACCGAAGCTGCTCATCGCCGATGAGCCGACGTCGGCACTCGACGTGTCGGTGCAGGCGAAGGTCCTCGACCTGTTCGAGGGGCTGCAGAAGGACTACGGGTTCGCCTGCCTGTTCATCAGCCACGACCTCGCGGTCGTCGAGCGCATCGCCGAACGCATCGCGGTGATGCGGCACGGCTACCTCGTCGAGATCGGCAAGTCCTCTCAGGTCGTGTCGAACCCCGTTCACCCCTACACGCAGCGCCTGCTGTCGGCGGTTCCAGTTCCGGATCCCAAGGAGCAGCGTAAGCGTCGGGAGGCCAGGGACGCCGTCCTCGAAGCCACGATGAACGCCTGAGTTCACTCACCCATACGGCCACCTGCACGCGAGAGTGTGCGGGTGGCCGTATAATTGTCTGTTGGGTCCGGGCTGGACCGATCTCTCTATCTCAAAAGGTTCTTGATGACTGAAGCCATCACGCGACGGGAAAACCGCCGCAATGTAGCAATCGTCGCGCACGTCGACCACGGCAAGACCACTCTGGTCGATGCCATGCTCCGGCAGACCGGTGTGTTCAGCGAACACGGCGACTACGCCGAACGCATCATGGACTCCGGCGACCTCGAACGCGAGAAGGGCATCACCATTCTCGCGAAGAACACCTCGGTGCTCTACAACGGTCCCTCGGCCGGCGACGAACCCATCGTCATCAATGTCATCGACACCCCCGGCCACGCCGACTTCGGCGGAGAGGTCGAACGCGGCCTGTCCATGGTCGACGGCGTCGTCCTCCTCGTCGATGCCTCCGAGGGCCCGCTGCCGCAGACCCGCTTCGTGCTGCGCAAGGCGCTGGCCGCGAAGCTGCCGGTCATCCTGCTGATCAACAAGACCGACCGTGCCGATGCCCGCATCGACGGAGTCGTCGAGGAGTCTCAGGACCTGCTCCTGGGCCTGGCCTCCGACCTCGCCGTTGAGGTCCCCGACCTCGACGTCGACTCCGTCCTCGACGTGCCCGTGGTCTACGCGGCTGCGAAGGCCGGCGCCGCCTCCCTCGAACAGCCCGCCGACGGAGCCGTGCCGGACAACCCCGACCTCGAACCGCTGTTCAAGACCATCCTCGAGACGATCCCGGCTCCGGAGATCAACGAGGACGGTGTCCTGCAGGCGCATGTGACCAACCTCGACGCCTCGCCGTTCCTCGGCCGTCTGGCGCTGCTGCGCATCTTCGGCGGCACGCTGAAGAAGGGTCAGCAGGTCGCTTGGGCACGCGGAGACGAGATCAGCTCGGTGAAGATCACCGAGCTGCTGGAGACGCAGGGCCTCGACCGAGTTCCTGCCACCGAAGCCTCGGCCGGTGACATCGTCGCCGTGGCTGGCATCCCGGACATCATGATCGGTGACACGCTCACCGACATCAACAACCCGAAGCCGATGCCCGCGATCGTCATCGACGATCCCGCCATCTCCATGACCGTCGGCATCAACACCTCGCCGCTGGCCGGACGCGAGAAGGGCACGAAAGTCACCGCCCGCATGGTCAAGGACCGCCTCGACCAGGAACTCGTCGGCAACGTCTCACTCAAGGTCGTCCCGACCGAGCGCCCCGACGCCTGGGAGGTGCAGGGCCGCGGAGAGCTGGCACTGGCCATCCTCGTCGAGCAGATGCGCCGTGAGGGCTTCGAACTCACCGTCGGCAAGCCGCAGGTCGTGACCAAGCAGGTCGACGGCAAGGTTCACGAACCCTTCGAGGAGCTCACGGTCGACGTTCCGGAGGACTACCTCGGCGCCGTCACCCAGCTGCTCGCCGCCCGCAAGGGCGTCATGTCGACCATGACGAACCACGGCACCGGTTGGGTCCGCATGGAGTTCAAGGTCCCCGCCCGCGGCCTCATCGGCTTCCGCACCCGGTTCCTCACCGAGACCCGCGGCACCGGAATCGCGAACACGATCTCCGCCGGATACGGTCCGTGGGCCGGCAACATCGAGTTCCGCGTCAACGGATCGCTCGTGGCCGACCGTGCGGGCGCCGTGACCCCGTACGCGATGATCAACCTGCAGGATCGCGGAACCTTCTTCGTCGAACCGACCTCCGAGGTCTACGAGGGCCAGATCGTCGGCGAGAACTCGCGCGCCGATGATATGGACGTCAACATCACGAAGGAGAAGAAGCTGACGAACATGCGTTCGGCCTCGGCGGACTCCTTCGAGAACCTCACCCCGCCGCGCAAGCTCACCCTTGAGGAGAGCCTCGAATTCGCTCGCGAGGACGAATGCGTCGAGGTCACCCCGGGTTCGATCCGCATCCGCAAGGTCGAACTCGATCAGAAGGAGCGGGCAAAGCTCTACGCCAAGCTGCGTCGCCAGAACGCCTGATCCGACACCACCGAATGACCTCGAGCACCCAGGATCCCATGTCAGTCACGCCACGCGTCCTCTTCGTGCACGCTCATCCCGACGATGAGACGATCACGACGGGAGGCACGATCGCCGCACTGGTGTCCGAGGGTGCCGAGGTCATGGTGCTCACCGCCACGCGCGGTGAGGGCGGCGAAGTCATCCCGGACGAGCTGGGGCACCTCGAGGGTGACCGGCAGGGACTGGCACGGGTCCGCGAACAGGAGATCGCCGAGGCGATGCGTGCCCTCGGAGTGCGGACGCATGCGTTCCTCGGCGGCACCACCCGCACCTTCGAGGACTCGGGCATGGAGTGGGGCTCGGACGGTCACGCCCGCCCGGCACAGTCCATGAGTGCCGATGCCCTCTGCGCGACGGACATGACCACTGTGGCCAGGCACATCGCCGCCGTCATCGACGCCTTCGAACCGCACGCGGTCATCACCTATGCCGGCAACGGCGGGTACGGTCATCCCGACCACGTGCGCGTCCATGAAGCCACCACCGTCGCGGTCGACCTCGCCGAGTGGCGCACCGGCCGGCTGCTCTACGTCGACACCCCCGCCGAGGTGGCCCGCGCGGCCTTCGACCCCGACCAAGACGGATTCGCCGCAGCCGGGTTCGCCCCCGCCGAACACATTCCCGCCAAACCCCCGGTCGATCGCATCGTCATCGGCCAGGACGTGACCTCCCAGCTTCCCGCCAAGCGGGCCGCCCTCGAGGCGCACCGAACGCAGGTGAGCGTGGCCGGGGACTTCTTCGCACTCTCGAACGGCGTCGGTCAGCGGATCGGCGACCACGAATACTTCTCCGTCGGCGCCGGAACCGAAGTCCCCACCGACGCCCTGTCAGATGGGCAGGCCGCGCACGTGCTCACCGGGCTCGATCTCGCCGCCGTCGACGCGCAGGATCATCATGCCGGGCAGGCACGCTCCGCTCAGGCCGCACCGCTGCGCAGGGATCGGTCGCCGAGGCGGCCCGGCGTCTTCGCCTACCTCCACGCCGCCGTCCTCGGACTCCTCATCGCCTTCCTCGGCGCTATGCAGCACCTCAACGTCACGGTCGCCCACCTCGGTGGGACCCCTGTCATCCTGCCCTGGGGACTCGCACTGTCGCTGCTGCTCGCCGCTGCCGGCCTGTGGCATGTGAAGACGATGTATCGTTCCAGCT includes the following:
- a CDS encoding PIG-L family deacetylase; protein product: MSVTPRVLFVHAHPDDETITTGGTIAALVSEGAEVMVLTATRGEGGEVIPDELGHLEGDRQGLARVREQEIAEAMRALGVRTHAFLGGTTRTFEDSGMEWGSDGHARPAQSMSADALCATDMTTVARHIAAVIDAFEPHAVITYAGNGGYGHPDHVRVHEATTVAVDLAEWRTGRLLYVDTPAEVARAAFDPDQDGFAAAGFAPAEHIPAKPPVDRIVIGQDVTSQLPAKRAALEAHRTQVSVAGDFFALSNGVGQRIGDHEYFSVGAGTEVPTDALSDGQAAHVLTGLDLAAVDAQDHHAGQARSAQAAPLRRDRSPRRPGVFAYLHAAVLGLLIAFLGAMQHLNVTVAHLGGTPVILPWGLALSLLLAAAGLWHVKTMYRSSSPMLVAAIVIAVISYVFGQPNWLPGADMIVTGMLRSVAWLLGPMILAAVFSFIKVGPVTDVHRADRTR
- the typA gene encoding translational GTPase TypA, encoding MTEAITRRENRRNVAIVAHVDHGKTTLVDAMLRQTGVFSEHGDYAERIMDSGDLEREKGITILAKNTSVLYNGPSAGDEPIVINVIDTPGHADFGGEVERGLSMVDGVVLLVDASEGPLPQTRFVLRKALAAKLPVILLINKTDRADARIDGVVEESQDLLLGLASDLAVEVPDLDVDSVLDVPVVYAAAKAGAASLEQPADGAVPDNPDLEPLFKTILETIPAPEINEDGVLQAHVTNLDASPFLGRLALLRIFGGTLKKGQQVAWARGDEISSVKITELLETQGLDRVPATEASAGDIVAVAGIPDIMIGDTLTDINNPKPMPAIVIDDPAISMTVGINTSPLAGREKGTKVTARMVKDRLDQELVGNVSLKVVPTERPDAWEVQGRGELALAILVEQMRREGFELTVGKPQVVTKQVDGKVHEPFEELTVDVPEDYLGAVTQLLAARKGVMSTMTNHGTGWVRMEFKVPARGLIGFRTRFLTETRGTGIANTISAGYGPWAGNIEFRVNGSLVADRAGAVTPYAMINLQDRGTFFVEPTSEVYEGQIVGENSRADDMDVNITKEKKLTNMRSASADSFENLTPPRKLTLEESLEFAREDECVEVTPGSIRIRKVELDQKERAKLYAKLRRQNA
- a CDS encoding ABC transporter ATP-binding protein, with protein sequence MAEKTAATQPKKGSPILEVKDLGVQFWVSDEWWMAAEHLDYTVNAGEVLAIVGESGSGKSQSSMSLLGLLPSNGRATGSAKLGGRELIGMPPEKMQNVRGNEISVIFQEPMTALNPVYTAGYQIVETLRVHLDIGPTEAKERALELMRLVEIPDPEDRFHSFPHQLSGGQRQRIMIAQALACQPKLLIADEPTTALDVTVQAEILKLMRELKSKLDAGIILITHDMGVVADMADRIIVMRAGKVVEAGTAEEIFYHPQHPYTKQLLDAVPHLGAGAEGEAFGANIDDVEASLSDIGTDQAEHASDPVGRSETGPGTDKISMAADADMALAEAREQATETDRPEIEMDSTDTYYHPGSQADFSKPSALQLRDAAIEYPAIGRKKAFRAAHHINLMIAPGEVVGLVGESGSGKTTIGRAALGLLPTVEGDMVVNGTSIKGLSNKQMRPLRKEVGIVFQDPGSSLNPRLPVGESIGEPLYLHEKMKGPALSKRVEELLTAVELPTSMRNRYPHELSGGQRQRIGIARALTLRPKLLIADEPTSALDVSVQAKVLDLFEGLQKDYGFACLFISHDLAVVERIAERIAVMRHGYLVEIGKSSQVVSNPVHPYTQRLLSAVPVPDPKEQRKRREARDAVLEATMNA
- a CDS encoding ABC transporter permease → MSTNNDNQKALALDDVGDNAIESKETEGLSQGRIVLRKFLRHKGAMISIVVLVLVAIFAFSAQGFGAVPGWWKFSHTASGPVVNPGGAPTWSLSNIFSPGDHPFGQDEIGRDNFARVMKGTQISLVVMFVIGIVCLIIGTIVGAVAGYYRGWVDSVLMRITDGFVILPVIVVGSILGVLVGGANGPLLGVALGCILWVGLARLVRGDFMSLREREFVDSARVAGASDFRIMFKHMLPNAMGVIIVNTTLIMSQAIVLEASLSYLGFGIKPPGISLGQLISEYQTSFATRPWLFWWPGLFIIVIALCVNFIGDGLRDAFDPRMKTIPSWRKMKRAERMAQKGAK
- a CDS encoding ABC transporter permease; its protein translation is MIRFILRRLLSTALVLLVVTFVLYLLLNVALDFFWDLRASTSPNIEALYESRRRLLDLDTPAVVRYFKWLAGVGGCAIGQCDFGIAWKSGQEVTDQLQGAIVNTIKLITASTLVAIVLGIAVGMISAIRQYSGFDYFITFVSFLLYSLPVFWVAVLLKQYGAIDINNFINDPTLDSWWPIIIACVAMGLFWMGALGGSGRRRIITFASATLVTFAVIYYILASGWLQHPSIGLVGVIVIGAGAAIVMTYLSTGLKNRRVLYASLATVVIGALLYWPLQNLFYYVGMNWLWMFGLLIITVAIAIGVGLAFRGPDPWDTARTTSFTAIIIAVLIFSDRVLQGWQEYSDDPAINNRPIATIGASAPNIDGDFWITNLDSFTHLLLPSIALVLISFASYTRYTRGSMLEVMGQDYIRTARAKGLNERTVVMRHALRNALLPLASVVPVDIITMIGGAVITETIFGWNGMGKLFIDSLRQAELDPVMAYILITGLLAIIANLVADFLYAVLDPRIRVNA